The bacterium DNA window GCCGGAGCTGAAGGTGCGGAACTCCTCGGAGCAGGCGGTGCTCATCCTGGACGGCGAGGAGCTGGAGGGGGCCAAGCAGAACCGCGCCCTCAACACCACGGTGCTGCTGCGGAAGAAGTCCGAGACCCTGATCCCGGTCAGTTGCACCGAGCAGGGGCGCTGGTCGTACGATACCCCCGAGTTCAAGGACTCCGGGAACATCATGTTCCGCAGTGTCCGGGCCTCAAAGATACATGCGGTCAGCGACTCGCTTAACTACTGCCGGAGGTTCGATTCCAACCAGGGAGAGATCTGGAACTCGATCAGCGAGCTGCACCGGGAGTCTGGCACCCACTCCTCGACCGGCGCCATGAAGGATTTTTACTCCCTGCGGCAGGAGTCTTTCGATGAGTACCTGAAGGCCTTCCCGGCTGTGGAGAACCAGCACGGCTTGATCGTGTTCATCGGTGACCGGGTGGCGGGGATGGATTTTGTCTCGCGGGAGAGCGCCTACCGGGCCCTTCACCCCAAGCTGCTGAAGAGCTACTCAGTGGAGTCGATGTTCGGGGTGCAGGACAGCCAGCACCAGATCGCCGCGACCCAGGCCTCGGAGTTCCTGGCCCGGGCAAAGGAAGCACACGAGACGAAATTCAAGTCGCCGGGCCACGGCTGGGACCACCGGTTCAGGGGTGCGGGAGTGATAGGCTCGGCCCTGGTCTGGCGCGGGCAGGCAGTCCACTCCGCGCTCTTCCCGGAGCAGAACCGCGGCGCCGGAGAAAGCGGGATGAGGAGCGCCACGAGGCGGGCGAGGTTCCGCGGCCTGCAATAAGACTTTCAGCTCGCCTGAACATTCCGAATGGAGATGAACGAGCATGAGATACGGAAAGAAGGAAGAGTCGGTCGGCCTCAGGATTTATTTCTACGTGTTCTGGGGAATCATCGTGGCCGCTTTTATAACGGCAATCGTTCAGCAGGACAGAACACGGCACGATGCGGTTGCAGTCCCGGTCGATGCCAGACGTGCAAGGCGGGAGGTGGTTATGACTCCCGAGGAGCAGGAGAAATTCGAGGCCTACATGGAACAGGAGCACGAACGGGCCGAAGACGAGGCTGCAATGGAGAGCCAGGCCAGGATGGAGGACAGCCGGTTCGGGGGTGGGTACTGAGTGCATAGTATAGTTAACTGATGGATTCAAATCATTATACCATCCCGGAATCAGGTCAGAGCATTAATTCCTTCCGCCGGGACGGCAAAGGGCAACTATTTGCACGGATAATATGTTCCTTGACAACGGACATCAGTGATGAATGATTTAATTTATCTCTGTCTGTGCCTCGTAATCGTTACCCTCAGAATGACAAGAGAAGACATGGAATACTACGCTCGTTCTCTTCCCGATGAACCGGATCATTCCCGGTGGCAAAAACTTGAAGACCACTTACGGAACGTAGCGCGCCTGGCCCGGTCGTTTTGCACCGCATTCGGTTCCTCCGAATGGGGCTACCTTGCCGGACGGTTGCATGACCTCGGCAAATACCGGCCTGAATTTCAGGAATTGCTTTCGGGATCGTTGGGCAGGGTGGAACACTCCGGTGTCGGGGCAGCGTATGCTTTCGAGCGCGACAGGGAGCGGGGGCTGCCCCTGTCTTTCATCATCGCCGGGCATCATGCCGGGTTATCCAACCTTGTTTTGAGCGCAGATAGCCCTGGCTCCACGCTTCAAGAACGGCTTGCCTCGAACCAGCCTCTCCTGAAAGGACTGGAAAAGAAATACCACCACCTGACCACAGACCTGACTCTGCCTGAATGGCCCTCTTTCTTAAGGTCGTCCAAGTCGATGGACAAGCTGGCAGCCGAGATACGCCGCCGTAGCTGCGAGTTCTGGATTCGTTTTCTTTTTTCAGCCCTTGTGGATGCAGACCGTCTGGACAGTGAGTTGTTTCAGTCTCCCCACAAGGCGGCTTTACGCGGCGGGTGTTCATCCATACCCTCCTTGCGGCAACGTCTGAATCGCTTTCTGGACGCAAAGATGGAAAGCCTGACGCCCCAGCAGCGGGCCAACCCGGTCAACACTGTCCGTTCTCAAATCCTGGAGGCTTGTAATAAGGCTACAGTTTTCGAGCCTGGGATTTTCAGCCTGACAGTCCCCACAGGCGGAGGCAAGACCCTGTCCGCGATGAGTTTCGCACTTGGCCACGCCGAGCGTCACGGCCTGCGCCGGGTGATCGTGGTCATACCCTATACCAGCATCATCGAACAGAACGCGGATATATACCGCCAGGCGCTCGGAGCCGAAAACGTGCTGGAGCATCACTCAAACCTTGATCCGATAAAACAATCCGAGCGACAAGGGGAGGAACAGACAGCCAGGCAGGAACTGGCTGCGGAGAACTGGGATGCCCCGGTCATCGTGACAACCACTGTCCAGTTCTTCGAATCCCTGTTCTCCAACCAGCCTGCCCGGTGCCGGAAACTCCATAACATCGCCGGCAGTGTGATAATTCTGGACGAGGTTCAATCCCTGCCACCGGATTATCTGATCAGCATCCTGGAAGCCCTGAATGAACTGACCGCCCATTACGGTTGCTCAGTGGTCCTATCGACCGCCACACCACCGGCCCTTGCCTTTCGGGAGGGTTTCCCCTGGGGCCTGAAAAACAATCGAGCCATAGCGCCGGAAGGATTGGAAATCCAAACCCGGCTGAAACGTGTTGTCTACGAGTGGCCCGCTTCTTTAGCGGCATCGCTCGACTGGCCCGAGCTGGCGGCTGAGATCACCCCTCTGTCTCAGGCCCTGGTTGTGGTTCACCGGCGCGAGGATGCCAGGATACTGGCCCGGCTGTTGACCGAGCATGCCGATCCGGAAAGCGTGTTCCACCTCTCGGCCTTGATGTGTCCGGCGCATCGTTCCGAGGTTCTGATTCAGGTTCGATCCCGCCTTGCCTCGGGCGCCGAGTGCCGCCTGGTGTCGACACAGCTTGTTGAGGCCGGGGTTGATCTGGATTTCCCGGTCGTTTACCGGGCGCTGGCCGGTCTGGACAGTCTCGTGCAGGCTGCCGGGCGTTGTAACCGGGAGGGGAAACTCGAAACCGGCCGGGTCTGCATCTTTCGATCTGTTTCCATGCCACCGCAGGGGACTCCGCAAAGAGCCTTGGAGGTTACCCAGTCTCTTCTGGCGGAACAGGGAGAAAACCTCGATATCGATGATCCCGCTATCTTCGAGTCCTATTTCAGTCGCCTTTATTTCACCCGGAACCTCGATTCGCGCAACATCCAGCCCCTGCGCCAGGATTTTTCCTTCGCCTCGGTGGCCGGGGCTTTCAAACTGATCGAGGATGGCTTCAGTTGTCCTGTCGTCGTGCCCTACCAGTGTGCATCTGAGGCGGTCCAGAGACTCAGGGTCCTCGGGCCTGACCGGGCGCGCTTCAGGGCTTTACAGCCCTATACTGTAAGCATCTACCCCCAGGCCATGCAAAAGCTGTCTCAAGCGGGAGCTCTGGAGGTAATCGAGGGAGTGAATGTCCTCAATGCGCATTA harbors:
- the cas3 gene encoding CRISPR-associated helicase Cas3' — protein: MEYYARSLPDEPDHSRWQKLEDHLRNVARLARSFCTAFGSSEWGYLAGRLHDLGKYRPEFQELLSGSLGRVEHSGVGAAYAFERDRERGLPLSFIIAGHHAGLSNLVLSADSPGSTLQERLASNQPLLKGLEKKYHHLTTDLTLPEWPSFLRSSKSMDKLAAEIRRRSCEFWIRFLFSALVDADRLDSELFQSPHKAALRGGCSSIPSLRQRLNRFLDAKMESLTPQQRANPVNTVRSQILEACNKATVFEPGIFSLTVPTGGGKTLSAMSFALGHAERHGLRRVIVVIPYTSIIEQNADIYRQALGAENVLEHHSNLDPIKQSERQGEEQTARQELAAENWDAPVIVTTTVQFFESLFSNQPARCRKLHNIAGSVIILDEVQSLPPDYLISILEALNELTAHYGCSVVLSTATPPALAFREGFPWGLKNNRAIAPEGLEIQTRLKRVVYEWPASLAASLDWPELAAEITPLSQALVVVHRREDARILARLLTEHADPESVFHLSALMCPAHRSEVLIQVRSRLASGAECRLVSTQLVEAGVDLDFPVVYRALAGLDSLVQAAGRCNREGKLETGRVCIFRSVSMPPQGTPQRALEVTQSLLAEQGENLDIDDPAIFESYFSRLYFTRNLDSRNIQPLRQDFSFASVAGAFKLIEDGFSCPVVVPYQCASEAVQRLRVLGPDRARFRALQPYTVSIYPQAMQKLSQAGALEVIEGVNVLNAHYGHLYDKRFGLVIGDNPSADSESLIV